In Arachis hypogaea cultivar Tifrunner chromosome 17, arahy.Tifrunner.gnm2.J5K5, whole genome shotgun sequence, a single window of DNA contains:
- the LOC112764265 gene encoding uncharacterized protein, translated as MSRLQGSSSSLKRKRELALVSDTLTDGERVLYNLILSKRDMGIWSGDMKRETNLPDNVVKKSLKLLQSKGLIKEVVNIQNKARKHYMAAQFEPSKEITGGDWYSEGNLDKELINAVKSVCLKYISRQKVVTCDGVLEWSRKSGVFTAEVSNQQIEEILRTLVLDDEIIEVKSTGYGDFENVPVGRVCYKCKSKGGVRGEPKDGAMSSIPCGVCPRINFCSPDGIVSPRTCVYYQKWLDF; from the coding sequence ATGAGTCGCTTGCAAGGATCTTCTTCCAGCCTTAAACGGAAGCGAGAGTTGGCTTTAGTTTCTGATACTTTGACAGATGGAGAGCGTGTACTCTATAATCTCATTCTTAGCAAGAGAGACATGGGGATCTGGTCAGGAGACATGAAAAGAGAAACAAACCTCCCAGATAATGTGGTGAAAAAATCCCTTAAGTTGCTTCAGTCGAAGGGCTTGATCAAGGAGGTTGTTAACATCCAAAACAAAGCAAGAAAGCACTACATGGCAGCACAGTTTGAACCATCCAAGGAAATCACAGGTGGGGATTGGTATAGCGAAGGGAATCTTGATAAAGAGTTAATAAATGCCGTGAAGAGCGTGTGCTTGAAGTACATTTCCAGGCAGAAAGTTGTTACGTGTGATGGAGTTCTGGAATGGAGCAGAAAGAGTGGGGTCTTCACTGCCGAAGTCTCAAACCAGCAGATAGAAGAGATTTTGCGAACTCTGGTTTTGGATGATGAGATCATAGAGGTGAAAAGCACTGGATACGGGGATTTTGAAAATGTTCCTGTTGGCAGAGTTTGTTACAAATGCAAAAGCAAGGGTGGTGTCAGAGGAGAACCAAAAGATGGTGCCATGTCTTCAATTCCATGTGGTGTTTGTCCACGGATAAACTTCTGTAGCCCAGATGGCATTGTTTCCCCAAGAACTTGCGTCTACTATCAGAAGTGGTTGGACTTCTGA